One Paludisphaera rhizosphaerae DNA window includes the following coding sequences:
- the clpX gene encoding ATP-dependent Clp protease ATP-binding subunit ClpX produces the protein MSDGSTPAQLACDFCGRPASEAGPMIEGKALQPIVPGRPISHICSNCVDVCDGIFQQHDRAKIQIDKVPTPRELVAHLDDYIIGQENVKKTLAVAVVNHYKRVLGREITDPDLQDVEVAKSNVLLIGPTGCGKTALAQTLARRLHVPFAIGDATTLTEAGYVGEDVENLILKLVMAADYDIAAAEKGIIYIDEIDKIGKTSQNVSITRDVSGEGVQQALLKLLEGTTANVPPQGGRKHPEQQYLQVNTTDILFICGGTFVGLEEIIAKRLGRKMIGFGRGEEATDRELERNELVAQVTPEDLERFGMIPELVGRLPIIATLDQLSVEDLEKILVEPRDSLSKQYRVLFHLDDAKLEFTPEAIHEIALLAKARGTGARALRSIMENLMLEIMYELPEREPGQTYTITDKIVRKEARLFEPAAKV, from the coding sequence ATGAGCGACGGCAGCACGCCTGCACAACTGGCCTGCGACTTCTGCGGACGCCCCGCCTCCGAGGCTGGGCCGATGATCGAGGGGAAGGCCCTCCAGCCGATCGTGCCGGGCCGGCCGATCTCTCACATCTGCTCCAACTGCGTCGACGTTTGCGACGGGATCTTTCAGCAACACGACCGGGCCAAGATCCAGATCGACAAGGTCCCCACGCCCCGCGAACTCGTCGCTCATCTTGACGACTACATCATCGGCCAGGAGAACGTCAAGAAGACCCTGGCTGTCGCCGTCGTCAACCACTACAAGCGAGTTCTGGGCCGCGAGATCACCGACCCCGACCTGCAAGACGTCGAGGTCGCCAAGAGCAACGTCCTCCTGATCGGCCCCACCGGCTGCGGCAAGACGGCCCTGGCCCAGACGCTCGCCCGTCGGCTGCACGTTCCTTTCGCCATCGGCGACGCCACCACGCTGACCGAGGCCGGTTACGTCGGCGAGGACGTGGAGAATCTGATCCTCAAGCTCGTCATGGCGGCCGATTACGACATCGCCGCGGCCGAGAAGGGGATCATCTACATCGACGAGATCGACAAGATCGGCAAGACCAGCCAGAACGTCTCCATCACGCGCGACGTCTCTGGCGAGGGAGTCCAGCAGGCTCTGCTGAAGCTCCTGGAAGGGACGACGGCCAACGTCCCGCCCCAGGGGGGCCGCAAGCATCCGGAGCAGCAGTATCTCCAGGTCAATACCACCGACATCCTCTTCATCTGCGGCGGCACGTTCGTCGGGCTTGAGGAGATCATCGCCAAGCGGTTGGGCCGCAAGATGATCGGCTTCGGCCGCGGCGAGGAGGCCACCGACCGCGAACTCGAACGCAACGAGTTGGTCGCCCAGGTCACGCCCGAGGATCTCGAACGCTTCGGCATGATCCCCGAACTCGTCGGCCGACTGCCGATCATCGCGACGCTTGACCAGCTTTCGGTCGAGGACCTCGAGAAGATCCTCGTGGAACCTCGGGACTCGCTGAGCAAGCAGTACCGCGTCCTCTTCCACCTCGACGACGCGAAGCTCGAATTCACCCCCGAGGCCATCCACGAAATCGCTCTGCTGGCCAAGGCGCGGGGCACCGGCGCGCGGGCGTTGCGATCGATCATGGAAAACCTGATGCTCGAGATCATGTACGAGCTTCCCGAACGCGAGCCCGGCCAGACCTACACGATCACCGACAAGATCGTTCGCAAGGAGGCCCGGCTGTTCGAGCCCGCCGCGAAGGTGTGA
- a CDS encoding WD40 repeat domain-containing serine/threonine protein kinase, producing MPNNDDSDLAVGLRALREGFVDTEALLAAFEAWEREPGATMAEILRRRTRLTPAQLARLAEPSSAPVSTETVAYTGPPIEAGGDVPETPTPTPATGRYRVGKLHAQGGLGVVFEALDLELDRKVALKELQPRHAHDEICQLRFLQEAEITGRLEHPGVVPVYGLGRHADGRPYYAMRLVEGETFHAAVVRFHRAARGEPREGRELTFRRLLRSVVEVCYALGYAHSRGVVHRDVKPENIMLGRFGETLLLDWGIAKTLDSRAPDASPPLPLFDHDPRALPYMTRPGSAIGTPAYMSPEQAAGDVDRIGPASDVYGVGATLYFLLVGRPPFVGEDLGEMLEQVSRGVFPSPRRERKDVDAELEAICLKAMAVRPTDRYASPLAMADALESWLAAIRFRDEQQEALEAVRESQARLAVERASTCFHRGRDGEGMLWLARALERGPTDRDRGIRTSLSAWHRRDKMVERTIAHVGEVHILRFSPDGKRLATASADGVVRIWDVSRSTPLGTPMVHPCPVRAMEFSPDGRRLATGCEGGVVRRWDGLSGEPQTESSAMGAGVVHLYSGGDGSCLAVLDREARGWLRDVDANLAVAEDPRPLLGSARELTALGGSLLALATGDGEVWAWDLLTRRRSERPLVHAETVTAIAASSAGDRVLTCSHDGLIRLWNLFDGSTLFEIPCHDEIAWVGFSPSGETFATASKLGEARLHSARDGSPLGEPFVHDGRDVSPVFHPEGSLVASRGRDGSARLWDAASGLAVGPSMSQGGRTLALAFAPDGRRLAVAGSDGSVRLRKVPEPAPGDVERIGCWVRVAVDLDFEGEVVRPLDALAGWEMRRRLHEMGGPPVK from the coding sequence GTGCCGAATAACGACGATTCGGATCTGGCCGTCGGCCTGCGGGCCCTCCGCGAGGGGTTCGTAGACACCGAGGCGCTCCTGGCCGCCTTCGAAGCCTGGGAACGCGAGCCCGGCGCGACGATGGCCGAGATCCTCCGACGACGGACGCGGCTGACCCCGGCTCAGCTCGCCCGTCTCGCGGAGCCCTCGTCGGCTCCCGTGTCGACCGAGACCGTCGCCTACACCGGCCCGCCGATCGAAGCGGGCGGCGACGTCCCCGAAACGCCGACGCCCACGCCCGCGACCGGCCGATACCGCGTCGGCAAGCTCCACGCGCAGGGGGGCCTGGGAGTGGTCTTCGAAGCCCTCGACCTGGAGTTGGACCGGAAGGTGGCCCTGAAGGAGTTGCAGCCCCGCCACGCGCACGACGAGATCTGCCAGCTCCGATTCCTCCAGGAGGCCGAGATCACCGGCCGGCTGGAACACCCCGGCGTCGTGCCGGTCTACGGACTGGGGCGGCACGCCGACGGTCGGCCCTACTACGCGATGCGGCTCGTGGAGGGGGAGACCTTCCATGCGGCCGTCGTCCGCTTCCACCGAGCCGCTCGTGGGGAGCCGAGGGAAGGGCGCGAGTTGACCTTCCGCCGCCTCTTGCGGAGCGTCGTCGAGGTCTGCTACGCCCTGGGATACGCTCACAGCCGAGGCGTCGTCCACCGCGACGTCAAACCCGAGAACATCATGCTCGGCCGCTTCGGCGAAACGCTCCTGCTGGACTGGGGCATCGCCAAGACGCTCGACTCGCGGGCTCCGGACGCGTCCCCTCCCCTGCCCCTTTTCGACCATGATCCCCGCGCCCTGCCGTACATGACCCGTCCCGGCTCGGCGATCGGCACCCCCGCTTACATGAGTCCCGAGCAGGCGGCCGGGGACGTGGATCGGATCGGTCCGGCGAGCGACGTCTACGGCGTCGGCGCGACCTTGTACTTCTTGCTCGTCGGCCGGCCGCCATTCGTCGGCGAAGATCTCGGCGAGATGCTTGAGCAGGTCAGCCGAGGAGTCTTTCCCTCCCCCCGCCGCGAGCGCAAGGACGTCGACGCCGAACTAGAGGCGATCTGCCTCAAGGCGATGGCTGTACGTCCAACCGATCGCTACGCCTCGCCGCTGGCGATGGCCGACGCCCTGGAAAGCTGGCTGGCGGCGATCCGCTTCCGCGACGAACAACAGGAGGCGCTCGAGGCGGTCCGCGAATCCCAGGCCCGGCTGGCCGTCGAAAGGGCCTCGACGTGCTTCCACCGCGGCCGAGACGGCGAGGGGATGCTCTGGCTGGCCAGGGCGCTCGAACGGGGCCCCACCGACCGCGACCGTGGCATTCGCACCAGCCTCTCCGCCTGGCACCGCCGCGACAAGATGGTCGAAAGGACGATCGCGCACGTCGGCGAGGTCCACATCCTCCGGTTCAGCCCCGACGGCAAACGTCTGGCGACCGCTTCGGCGGACGGAGTGGTCCGGATCTGGGACGTCTCACGATCCACGCCCCTGGGAACTCCGATGGTCCACCCCTGCCCGGTCCGGGCGATGGAGTTCTCGCCCGACGGACGACGCCTGGCCACCGGCTGCGAGGGGGGCGTCGTCCGGCGCTGGGACGGCCTTTCCGGCGAGCCCCAGACCGAATCGTCGGCCATGGGCGCGGGGGTCGTCCATCTGTATTCCGGCGGCGACGGCTCGTGCCTGGCCGTGCTGGATCGGGAGGCTCGGGGATGGCTCCGCGACGTGGACGCAAATCTCGCCGTGGCGGAGGATCCACGGCCGCTGCTGGGCTCGGCTCGAGAATTGACGGCGCTCGGAGGGTCTCTCCTCGCGTTGGCGACCGGCGACGGCGAGGTGTGGGCCTGGGATCTCCTGACCCGCCGCCGGAGCGAACGTCCGCTGGTCCACGCCGAGACCGTCACCGCGATCGCCGCATCATCGGCGGGCGATCGCGTCCTGACCTGTTCCCACGACGGGTTGATCCGGCTCTGGAACCTGTTCGATGGGAGCACCCTCTTCGAGATCCCCTGCCACGACGAAATCGCCTGGGTCGGGTTCAGCCCCTCCGGAGAGACCTTCGCGACGGCGTCGAAGCTTGGCGAGGCCAGGCTGCACTCGGCCCGCGATGGATCGCCGCTCGGTGAGCCGTTCGTCCATGACGGACGGGACGTCTCCCCCGTCTTCCATCCGGAGGGATCACTGGTCGCCTCGCGCGGCCGAGACGGCTCGGCCCGCCTGTGGGACGCCGCATCGGGCCTGGCGGTGGGGCCGTCGATGTCTCAGGGGGGGCGAACGCTGGCCCTCGCCTTCGCCCCCGACGGCCGTCGGCTGGCCGTTGCCGGCTCGGACGGGTCAGTCAGGCTCCGTAAAGTCCCCGAACCCGCCCCGGGCGACGTGGAGCGGATCGGCTGCTGGGTCCGGGTCGCCGTCGACCTGGATTTCGAGGGCGAGGTCGTTCGCCCGCTCGACGCTCTCGCCGGCTGGGAGATGCGCCGGCGGTTGCATGAGATGGGCGGGCCGCCGGTCAAATAG
- a CDS encoding HEAT repeat domain-containing protein, translating to MPQRSGAGLWIRGGLAVVAAGAGLVFTASGCGSASDPKSAATTSPTKTYSDSNSVEELAAGLREGDARALEETQKRVAGKADAPRAAVADTEIGGFLDLISGIRAGFLKFPPAGRGAATVVAGTMIERFGADPAPARFMESLKPIHDIYNAALSDSNPDVRFAALGQTSKFWSWIPGRTLSQEDENSVAVWKENLHKPVVRCLASNDVRTRAAAVYSLGFLPIDSAAAPALAHLDDPAVEVRRQTILSFASRPTLLSEDLLLQRIHDSDGPISSASISALKLRGLSQEQISLGGLMTSPRADQRASVVALVKDRTDIDPVIWLLRLSHDADHSVRMQAVQALGERKTEDPAVKRRIVEMAKSDASSDVREAAAKLMPSNEETTASLPPLPGSTLLNPKAN from the coding sequence ATGCCACAGCGAAGCGGGGCTGGACTTTGGATCAGAGGCGGTCTGGCCGTCGTTGCGGCCGGTGCGGGCCTGGTTTTCACGGCGAGCGGTTGCGGCTCGGCGAGCGACCCGAAGTCCGCCGCCACGACGTCGCCGACGAAGACGTACAGCGACTCCAACTCGGTTGAGGAGTTGGCGGCCGGTCTTCGTGAGGGCGACGCCCGAGCGCTGGAAGAGACGCAGAAGCGAGTGGCCGGCAAGGCTGACGCGCCTCGCGCCGCCGTGGCCGATACTGAGATCGGCGGATTTCTCGACCTGATCTCGGGGATCCGAGCCGGCTTCTTGAAGTTCCCGCCCGCCGGCCGAGGCGCTGCCACGGTCGTCGCCGGGACGATGATCGAGCGGTTCGGCGCCGATCCGGCCCCGGCTCGGTTCATGGAATCGTTGAAGCCGATTCACGACATCTACAACGCGGCCCTGTCCGACTCCAATCCGGACGTCCGCTTTGCAGCCCTGGGCCAGACGAGCAAGTTCTGGTCGTGGATTCCGGGGCGGACTCTCTCACAGGAAGACGAGAACTCCGTCGCCGTCTGGAAGGAGAATCTCCACAAGCCGGTCGTCCGCTGCCTGGCCTCCAATGACGTCCGCACCCGCGCCGCGGCGGTTTACTCGCTCGGCTTCCTGCCGATTGACTCGGCCGCCGCGCCGGCCCTGGCGCACCTGGACGACCCGGCCGTGGAAGTCCGTCGCCAGACGATCCTCTCCTTCGCCTCCCGTCCCACGCTGCTGAGCGAAGACCTTTTGCTCCAGCGGATCCACGACAGCGACGGCCCGATCAGCAGCGCCTCGATCTCGGCTCTGAAGCTCCGGGGTCTGAGCCAGGAGCAGATCAGTCTGGGCGGCTTGATGACCAGCCCCCGCGCTGACCAGCGAGCCTCGGTGGTGGCCCTGGTCAAGGACCGCACCGACATCGATCCCGTGATCTGGCTGCTGCGGCTCTCGCACGACGCCGACCATTCGGTCCGGATGCAGGCCGTTCAGGCTCTCGGCGAGCGGAAGACCGAGGACCCCGCGGTGAAGCGACGAATTGTTGAGATGGCCAAGTCGGACGCCTCGTCCGACGTCCGAGAAGCCGCCGCCAAGCTCATGCCCTCGAACGAGGAGACGACCGCCTCGCTCCCGCCGCTGCCGGGCTCGACGCTGTTGAACCCCAAGGCGAACTGA
- a CDS encoding DUF1570 domain-containing protein, with protein MATRVNDGGIDRRGWLRATAAGVLGCGCVGRTLAAFQDVAPSTSTPLVVRDVDPDEIVRNVREAGLGEPRKLRSNHYLAIGDAAESFMRSSLTDCEMLLLEYLQHFKDRGFDVHEPTKPLIVVAFRDDRSFGRFHKMPSLMEGGPQPVGMYDKTTNILSVFDWRNVPMASRAASKNVQTVSHEGTHQLTFNTGLLDRAADVPLAVIEGLGTYGEPRKVIGPSELGRMNLQRADDLAKLRRSIPWIPARELLAADVILRSGSFGRVMLAYAESWALAHLLLHDKDRIVGFREYLKAVRSRTKPDHRLDDAKQFLGDLNELDRDLQAHAVSLVRSI; from the coding sequence ATGGCGACCAGAGTGAACGACGGAGGAATTGACAGGCGGGGCTGGCTCCGCGCGACGGCTGCGGGCGTACTTGGGTGTGGGTGCGTCGGACGCACCTTGGCCGCCTTCCAGGACGTTGCCCCGTCAACGTCGACGCCTCTGGTCGTCCGCGACGTCGATCCCGACGAGATCGTCCGCAATGTCCGTGAGGCCGGGCTGGGCGAGCCGAGAAAGCTGCGATCGAACCACTACCTGGCGATCGGCGACGCCGCCGAGTCGTTCATGAGGTCGAGCCTTACGGACTGCGAGATGCTGTTGCTGGAGTATCTCCAGCACTTCAAGGACCGAGGCTTTGACGTCCACGAACCGACGAAGCCGTTGATTGTGGTCGCCTTCCGCGACGATCGTTCGTTCGGTCGCTTTCACAAGATGCCGTCGCTGATGGAGGGCGGTCCCCAGCCGGTCGGGATGTATGACAAGACGACCAACATCCTGAGCGTCTTTGACTGGCGGAACGTTCCCATGGCCAGCCGAGCGGCCAGCAAGAACGTCCAGACCGTCTCCCACGAGGGGACCCACCAGTTGACCTTCAACACGGGGTTGCTCGACAGGGCAGCCGACGTGCCGCTCGCGGTGATCGAGGGACTGGGAACCTACGGGGAACCGCGCAAGGTGATCGGTCCCAGCGAACTCGGCCGGATGAACCTGCAACGGGCCGACGATCTGGCCAAGCTCCGCCGCAGCATCCCCTGGATCCCGGCCCGCGAACTTCTCGCCGCCGACGTGATTCTCCGGTCCGGCTCCTTCGGCCGTGTGATGCTCGCATACGCCGAATCGTGGGCTCTGGCGCACCTGCTGCTTCACGACAAGGACCGGATCGTCGGCTTCCGCGAGTACCTCAAGGCCGTGCGGTCACGTACGAAACCCGACCACCGCCTCGACGATGCCAAGCAATTCCTCGGCGATCTCAACGAGTTGGATCGCGATCTCCAGGCCCATGCCGTGAGTTTGGTCCGATCGATTTGA
- a CDS encoding 3-keto-disaccharide hydrolase has protein sequence MPSILALIICFGAFAAEEPPPKAPEARSLFDGATLEGWEKTDYYKAQTLNVRVADGAIVLPVGDSLSGVTTTRKDLPTADYELSYEAMRTEGNDFFAAATFPVRDGFLTFVNGGWGGNITGLSCLDGADASENETTTGFTYKDKTWYRFRIRVTADAVRCWIDDKEIVKVDVRNRELSTRIQVRASEPMGFSAWDSAGLVRKIAIRPLTKAEVAANHVGEP, from the coding sequence ATGCCGAGCATTCTGGCCCTCATCATCTGCTTCGGGGCCTTCGCCGCGGAGGAGCCTCCCCCGAAAGCCCCGGAAGCGCGTTCTCTGTTCGACGGGGCGACTCTGGAAGGCTGGGAAAAGACGGACTATTACAAGGCCCAGACGCTCAATGTCCGAGTGGCCGACGGTGCGATCGTGCTCCCAGTGGGCGACTCGCTCTCGGGCGTGACGACGACACGCAAGGACTTGCCGACCGCCGACTACGAGCTCTCTTACGAGGCCATGCGGACTGAAGGGAACGATTTCTTCGCCGCCGCAACGTTCCCCGTTCGCGACGGCTTCCTCACGTTCGTCAACGGCGGCTGGGGCGGGAATATTACCGGCCTGTCCTGCCTTGACGGCGCGGACGCCTCGGAGAACGAGACGACCACCGGATTCACCTACAAGGACAAGACCTGGTACCGCTTCCGCATCCGCGTCACGGCCGACGCCGTTCGATGCTGGATCGACGACAAGGAGATCGTGAAGGTCGACGTCCGGAACCGCGAACTCTCGACGCGGATCCAGGTCCGAGCCAGCGAGCCGATGGGCTTCTCCGCGTGGGATTCCGCCGGCCTCGTCCGCAAAATCGCGATCCGACCGCTGACGAAGGCTGAAGTCGCCGCCAATCACGTCGGCGAGCCCTGA
- a CDS encoding ECF-type sigma factor produces the protein MAEEDRGSVTHWLGDLKVGDLAAAQPLWERYFGKLVVLARAKLKGLHKTGAEGDEEDAALSAFNSFCAGAAGGKFPKLDDREDLWKLLVVITARKAFAQVGRERRLKRGGGRRSSDADRDPKGLDLLAGSEPTPEFAAMVAEEFQRLLDALEDDGLREVALRRMEGYTCDEIAERLGCARRTVARRLDLIRKTWSHGEDEPGW, from the coding sequence ATGGCCGAGGAAGACCGTGGATCAGTCACCCACTGGCTGGGCGATCTGAAGGTAGGCGATCTGGCGGCCGCGCAGCCGCTCTGGGAACGCTACTTCGGCAAGCTCGTCGTGCTCGCCCGCGCCAAGCTCAAGGGCCTGCACAAGACGGGCGCCGAGGGCGATGAAGAGGACGCCGCGCTCTCGGCGTTCAACAGCTTCTGCGCCGGGGCGGCGGGCGGGAAGTTCCCCAAGCTCGACGACCGCGAGGACCTCTGGAAGCTGCTCGTCGTCATCACGGCGCGGAAGGCGTTCGCCCAGGTGGGACGCGAACGCCGCCTGAAACGGGGCGGCGGCCGGCGTTCAAGCGACGCCGACCGCGATCCCAAAGGTCTGGATCTCCTGGCCGGCTCCGAGCCCACCCCCGAGTTCGCCGCGATGGTCGCCGAGGAGTTTCAGCGCCTGCTCGACGCCCTGGAGGACGACGGTCTCCGCGAGGTCGCTCTGCGTCGGATGGAAGGATACACCTGCGACGAGATCGCCGAGCGACTCGGTTGCGCGCGGCGGACCGTGGCCCGACGGCTCGACCTGATCCGCAAAACCTGGTCTCACGGCGAGGACGAACCCGGATGGTGA
- a CDS encoding serine/threonine-protein kinase: MVNRQSAHVDGPESLAAARRVHAACERFETDWRASARPRVEDYLGPPDDPARPKLIEELAGLEIELRRDQGEHPSRREYLERFPFQADVVARLFGHDPAESDTESLLCPPTLTDEAPRPISPSSSAPPAQGERFGRYELLSELARGGMGVVYKARDTILNRVVAIKMILSGAMATDSERERFRREAALAAKLDHPNVVPIYEVGEQDGFLYFTMRLIEGGSLAGRIQDYRDDPNAAARLLEVLARAVEYANGLGFIHCDLKPSNILIDRDGSPQITDFGLARHAAEASGLTASGAVMGTPSYMAPEQASGDRTNLGPTTDVHGLGAILYELLAGRPPFRMSTTMETVMQAIYCDPTPPRELRPSVPRELEFICLKCLEKAPAERYATAAALADDLTRFLQGDAIDASGPWQKLRRWARREPEIVARLSGLGLVSILTELNYRFFTPHPDARAHAWVQTVLGLWALLTLLFQQLHRRGWQSDALRGGWIFGDMACLTMLLWIMRDLDTPLLVGYPLMIAASGLWFRESLVWLTAALAIAGYVALYALAGLHWDATTPGWSRPDALPYANVYLACLALTGYVVSRMVKRIRAISQYYEVRRQV; encoded by the coding sequence ATGGTGAACCGTCAGTCGGCCCATGTCGACGGCCCGGAATCCCTGGCCGCCGCGCGACGAGTCCACGCCGCCTGCGAGCGTTTTGAGACCGACTGGCGAGCCTCCGCACGCCCCCGAGTCGAGGACTATCTGGGCCCTCCCGACGACCCCGCTCGACCGAAGCTGATCGAAGAGCTCGCCGGTCTGGAAATCGAACTCCGGCGCGACCAGGGGGAGCATCCCTCCAGGCGCGAGTATCTCGAACGCTTCCCGTTCCAGGCCGACGTCGTCGCTCGTCTGTTCGGGCATGATCCCGCTGAGTCTGATACGGAATCACTCCTCTGTCCACCGACGCTGACGGACGAAGCGCCCCGGCCGATTTCTCCGTCATCGTCCGCGCCGCCCGCTCAGGGAGAACGGTTCGGGCGTTACGAATTGCTCTCCGAACTGGCCCGAGGCGGCATGGGGGTCGTCTACAAGGCCCGCGACACGATCCTCAACCGCGTCGTGGCGATCAAGATGATCCTCAGTGGGGCGATGGCCACCGACTCCGAACGCGAGCGGTTCCGCCGCGAGGCCGCCCTGGCCGCGAAGCTCGACCACCCCAACGTCGTGCCGATCTACGAGGTCGGCGAACAGGATGGGTTCCTGTACTTCACGATGCGGCTCATCGAGGGCGGCAGTCTGGCCGGCCGCATCCAGGACTATCGCGACGATCCCAACGCCGCGGCTCGATTGCTGGAAGTGCTTGCAAGGGCCGTCGAGTACGCCAACGGCCTGGGCTTCATCCACTGCGACCTGAAGCCGTCGAACATCCTCATCGACCGCGACGGCTCGCCCCAGATCACCGACTTCGGCCTGGCGCGCCACGCCGCCGAAGCGAGCGGCCTAACCGCTTCCGGCGCCGTCATGGGAACGCCCAGCTACATGGCTCCGGAACAGGCCTCGGGCGATCGCACAAACCTCGGCCCGACGACCGACGTTCACGGCCTGGGAGCGATCCTCTACGAACTCCTCGCCGGCCGGCCGCCGTTCCGGATGTCGACGACGATGGAAACGGTCATGCAGGCGATCTATTGCGACCCAACCCCTCCGCGAGAGCTTCGCCCGAGCGTACCTCGCGAGTTGGAGTTCATCTGCCTCAAGTGCCTTGAGAAAGCCCCCGCCGAGCGTTACGCCACGGCCGCCGCACTCGCCGACGACCTCACGCGATTCCTTCAGGGAGATGCGATCGACGCCTCCGGACCGTGGCAGAAACTCCGAAGGTGGGCGCGGAGGGAGCCTGAGATCGTCGCCCGTTTGTCAGGCCTGGGACTCGTCAGCATCCTGACCGAGTTGAACTACCGGTTCTTTACGCCCCACCCCGACGCCCGTGCCCACGCCTGGGTTCAGACGGTGCTCGGCCTCTGGGCCCTGCTGACCTTGCTGTTCCAGCAGTTGCACCGCCGCGGCTGGCAGTCCGATGCCCTCCGTGGGGGCTGGATCTTCGGCGACATGGCCTGCCTGACGATGCTCCTCTGGATCATGCGCGACCTGGATACGCCGCTGCTTGTCGGCTATCCGCTGATGATCGCCGCGTCGGGGCTCTGGTTCCGCGAGAGCCTGGTGTGGCTCACCGCGGCCCTGGCCATCGCCGGCTACGTTGCCCTGTATGCGTTGGCAGGCCTGCACTGGGATGCCACGACACCCGGCTGGTCCAGGCCCGACGCCCTTCCTTACGCCAACGTGTATCTGGCTTGTCTGGCGCTTACGGGCTACGTCGTCTCGCGGATGGTCAAGCGGATTCGGGCGATCAGTCAGTATTACGAGGTTCGCCGACAGGTCTGA
- a CDS encoding bifunctional riboflavin kinase/FAD synthetase: protein MITIENVHDFPARARSAFVTIGNFDGVHRGHARLISELVQRARDAGVPAIAVTFNPHPAVLLRPEAAPEPLSWMEREIELLKAAGVDEVAVFHTGPWLLGLSAREFFEQVVIRQFGVRGMVEGPNFFFGRDRRGDVRILGEWCEESGVSLHVAEPLTDGGRLISSSRIRQDLTEGDVAEARRLLGRPHRIRGVVSHGAGRGAGIGVPTANLEEIDVLIPAEGVYAAVARVPDPCGGPPERHAAACNIGPNPTFGEQRFKVEAHLINFKADLYGRTIELDFLERIRPTRAFAGLNDLLEQIGRDIELASRIVQDVDPVRPVGEPRNTD, encoded by the coding sequence GTGATCACGATCGAGAACGTCCATGACTTCCCCGCCCGGGCGCGAAGTGCGTTTGTCACGATCGGCAACTTCGACGGCGTCCATCGCGGCCACGCCCGCCTGATCTCCGAACTCGTCCAGCGCGCCCGCGACGCCGGCGTTCCAGCGATAGCCGTCACCTTCAATCCCCACCCGGCGGTGCTTCTCCGTCCCGAAGCGGCACCGGAGCCGCTGAGCTGGATGGAACGTGAGATCGAGTTGTTGAAAGCGGCAGGCGTCGACGAGGTCGCCGTTTTTCACACCGGTCCCTGGCTGCTCGGGCTTTCCGCGCGGGAGTTCTTCGAGCAGGTCGTGATTCGCCAGTTCGGCGTTCGGGGGATGGTCGAGGGGCCTAACTTCTTCTTCGGCCGCGATCGACGAGGGGACGTCCGGATCCTCGGCGAGTGGTGCGAGGAATCAGGAGTGTCGCTCCACGTCGCCGAGCCCCTCACAGACGGCGGCCGACTGATCTCCTCCTCGCGAATCCGGCAGGACTTGACCGAAGGGGACGTAGCCGAGGCCCGCCGGCTGCTCGGCCGGCCGCACCGGATCCGAGGCGTCGTCTCCCACGGAGCCGGCCGGGGAGCGGGGATCGGCGTGCCGACGGCCAACCTGGAGGAGATCGACGTCCTCATCCCCGCCGAGGGCGTTTACGCGGCCGTGGCCCGCGTTCCCGACCCTTGCGGCGGCCCTCCCGAACGCCACGCCGCCGCCTGCAACATCGGCCCCAACCCGACGTTCGGCGAGCAGCGGTTCAAGGTCGAGGCCCACCTGATCAACTTCAAGGCGGACCTCTACGGCCGGACCATCGAACTCGATTTCCTGGAGCGGATCCGGCCCACCCGCGCCTTTGCCGGGCTCAACGATCTGCTGGAACAGATCGGCCGGGATATCGAGCTGGCGAGCCGAATCGTCCAGGACGTCGATCCGGTCAGACCTGTCGGCGAACCTCGTAATACTGACTGA